The DNA region TTTACACAATTCCATTTTTATAACATTCCTTTCAAGTCTGAAAAAATCCTATTCTACGATTTTAGGTACAAAGAAGCAGCCTGCTTTTTTCTGAGGTGCATTTTCAAGAATTTTATCTCTGTCAAAGGATTCCTTAACCTCATCAGCTCTAAGTACGTTATAAAGACCTTCTGTTGATATTTCAAGCTCCTCATCACATTTAAGCTCTCCAAGCTTATCAACCATATCTACGATATTATTAAAGTCCTTACTCAATTTTTCGATATTTTCTTCATCAATTTCCAGCATTGAAAGCTTTGCTATATGAAGAATATCCTCTCTTTCGATTGCCATTTTAATTACTCTCCTATCATATTTAAAAATTCCTGTTCGGAAATAACAGTTATATTAAGCTCATTTGCTTTTTTCAGTTTGCTTCCGGCTTCTTCTCCCGCAACTACAATACTTGTCTTTTTAGAAACACTCGAAGAAACCTTTCCGCCGTGCTTTTCAATCAAAGCCGCCGCTTCATCACGTTTAAGAGTTTCAAGCGTTCCTGTTAAAACAAAGGTCATATTTTCAAATTTATTGCTTAATGCAGTTTCTTTGGAAGAGGTATTTACCCCTGCTTCTCTGAGTCTTGTTATAAGATGCTTTGTAGACTCAAGTTCAAAAAACTGTACTATACTCATAGCAATTACAGGGCCTATATCATCAATTTCAACCAGTTCTTCATACGGTGCATTTTCTATATTATCAAGAGTTTTGAATTTCTTTGATATAACCTTTGCCGCCTTTTCTCCGACTCCTCTTATACCTAATGCAAATAGCAGTTTAGAAAGGTCATTCTCTTTTGATTTTTCAATTGAATCCATCAAATTCTGTGCAGATTTTTCGCCTTGACGCTCCAAAGCTTCAATATCTTCTTTTTTTATATAATACAAATCAGCCGAAGAGCTTATTATACTCTCTTGTACCAAAGTTTCAACTACTGCCGTACCTAAGCCTTCAATATCCATAGCAGGCTTTGAACAAAAATGTATAATATTGCGCACCGTCTGTGCACGACATTCGGGGTTTACACATCTGACAGCTACCTCTGACTCGTCTTCAAAAACAGGCGATGAACATTCAGGACAAAGCTTAGGCATTTCAAATACCTTTTCATTTCCTGTTCTCTTTGATTTATCAACCTCAACAATTTCGGGAATTATGTCCCCTGCCTTTTGAACAATTACAGTATCACCTATTCTTATATCCTTTTGGGAAATATAATCCTTATTGTGCAAGGTTGCTTTTGACACAGTTGTTCCTGCAAGTCTTACAGGCTCTAAAACAGCGTTAGGAGTAAGTACTCCTGTTCTTCCTACGTTTATAACTATATCAATAAGCTTTGTAGGCTTCTTTTCCGGTGGATATTTAAAAGCTATTGCCCATTTAGGAAACTTAGAGGTGCTTCCCAATCTTCCTCTATCTGTAAAGCTATCAACCTTAACAACAGCTCCGTCGATATCAAAACTAAGCTCTTCTCTCATTTGTCCCAATCTGTCTATTTCTTCGATTACTTGGGAAATATTATTAAATCTATTGAAACACGGACTTACCTTAAAGCCTAATTTTTTCAGATATTCAAGACTTTCAAAGTGATTTAATGCTATATCTTCAGAGCTTACCTGAAGATTAAATACAAAAATGTCAAGACCTCTTGAAGCTGTAATTTTGCTATCAAGCAATCTTAAAGATCCTGCTGCGGCATTTCTTGGATTTGCAAACAAGGGTTCAGAATTTTTTTCTCTTGCTTCATTTACTGCTTCAAAGCTTTTTTTAGGCATATAAACTTCGCCACGTACAATAAGGCTTTGAGGTGCATTTTCCAAAACCAAGGGAATAGATTTAACTGTTTTTAAATTTTGCGTTACATCTTCTCCTACTATACCGTTACCTCTTGTAGCTCCCCTTATAAAAACTCCGTTTTCATATTCAAGAGAAACTGAAAGTCCGTCAATTTTTAGTTCAACAACATAAGTAGGATTATCAACTACTTCTCTTACCCGCCTGTCAAAGTCCTCTATCTCTTCAAAAGAAAAAGCATCCTGAAGACTTTCAAGGGGCACCTGATGAACTACCTCATCAAAGCCCTTTAAAGCTTCTCCGCCAACTCGTTGCGTAGGAGAATGAGCTCTTTTTAAATGAGGATATTGCTCTTCAAGCTTTTCAAGCTCTCTTAAAAGCATATCGTACTGATAATCGGAAATTTCGGGGTTATCCTCATTATAATAACGACGGTTATGATATTCAATTTCAGCAATCAATTGGTCTATTCTTTTTTCAGCTTCCATTATTTTCTCCTAATTAAGATTTTCGATTAAACGATTATAGCCCGAATAAAACTGTGGAACTTTTCCAACAATTATTGTTTCTGCCGCAAGTACCGACGTAGTAACCTCGCTTGATGTTCGGTACCCTGTAAGAATTGCGCCTACATCTACTGTGATTTCTATAAAAATACTGTGCCTTGTTTGATTTATTCCTACAGCTTCGAAGTTATTTATAAAAGAAGTGTGCGCAATTCCGTATATATCAAGAATATATGTTATCTCGGGGCCCCTTCCCAGAAGAAATTCATTACCGGTCAAGGTTCCCAATGCAATTTTTATTTTTTCATTTTCCATTTTTTCAATATAGCTCAGCATTTCTTTATTTAGCCTTGCTTTAAGTAAATTAAGTTGCTTGATATTTGTCTGAATTGAGGTAACATTATTTTCATTATCTCTGCTTACATCTACAAGACTTTCATATGTTACATCTTCAAGCTCTTTTATAACAATATCGTTTATTATTTTTACAGCCTCTCTGTCTGCTTGTGCTGCAAGTGAAGATTTTACAATAGGTCTTGTTTTCAAATCAACTATTATAAATATTATCAACAAAGATATAAAAATAAGAATAATAGAAAAAATTTTAAAAGAACGGCTTTTTTTCTTAGATGTACAGCGCAATATAATCACCCCGTACATTATATGCTCTAAACAGCTATAATGCTTCCGAAATCAGTTAGAGGTCCATTATAAAGCTCTTTTATTTCTATTTCAAAAGCTTTTGCAAACTCACGCATTTTTTCATTTGCTTTTCCGTAAAGCAAAAGAGTGTTTTCTACAAGTCCGCCACAGCCTCCGATAAATCCGTGGTTATGGCCTTCAAGCAAAATATCATAAGGATTTACCTCCAATACCTCAAAACCATTTTCCTTTGCTTTTTTACTTATCCCTTTATCCTGAGTAATAAAAGCATTTTCTGCTATTGGTAGAATAGAACATCTGGCATAGCCTTGATTTATATGTACCTTTTTTTCACAAAGTACATTTTTATCGGTATAAGCTGTATTGCAAAAAAGAGTATCTCCCACAAAGCAAGCGTTAAGAGAAACCTCAAAAGGATATGGTGAGCAAACAATATTTTCACTTAAAATTATTTTTGCTTTTATTTCATCTAGCTTTTCAAAAAGAGATTTCTTAGCATTCTTTGCCACAACAACGCTTCCGTCTTTTCGTTTGAAAAGCTGCATATCGGGATGCGATGCAACAGCACTTTCAAGCTCGTCGATTGGATCTACAAGAAAATAATTGTATCCCAATTTTTCGATATTTTCTTTTATTTCGCTGTTAATTCTGCAATCACAAAACAAGGTCATACAACTGTCCTCCGACACATAACTGCTCTATTCGTTTCTCAAAGCATTTATCGGCAATAGCTCCGACGCCTTCTTAGCAGGGTATACACTGAAAATTATACCAACAAATGCAGAAAAAATCAAGGACAATAGCATAATTATTATATTTATTTTGCTTTCAAAGCCTAAAAATACATTTGCAGCACCTACAATTACGGCACTTAACACTAATCCGACTACTGCTCCCATAAGAGTTATCATAACGCTTTCGGCTAAAATTTCACTTAAAATGTGCCATTTCGTTGCCCCTACTGCTTTTTTTATTCCTATTTCTCTTTTCCTTTCTGTTACCGCTGCAAGCATTATTGTCATTATTCCCAATCCGCCAACAACAAGGGAAACTCCTGCAACCGCAGAAACAATTCCCGTTACAATATTTATTATGTTTTCTATTTTCTGCTTTTGTTTTACCATATTTTCAACATAGTAGCCGTTTTGAGTATTTGTTGTTGCAGATAAAAGAGATATTATTTTATTTCCGACTGTGTCTAAATCTTTTCCGTCCTTTACATTTATAACAAGCTGGTCAAATTCTTTTACCTTTAAATTATCTTCTATTGTTGTATAAGGCATATAAATAAAAGAAGGGATATAATCACCGGCAGTATTCATCAATATACTTTCTTTGACGTTTACTACCCCTTTTACCTTTAACTTTATTGCTACTCCGTTTACTAATACCTTAAGCTCCATACCTACACTGTTTTCTTTATTAAAAAGCTTCTTCGATAAAACGTTATCTATTATACAGACATTTGATGAGGTCATAATATCAGATTTTGAAATATTGTTTCCGTAAATTGTTGTTTGAGAGATTACTTTTTTGGCATTGTCTCCTATTCCCCATACCATACATTCTTTATTACCTGCATTTGTTGTAACGTTACCGTAATAATAAATTACAGGCATTATTTGCGTTACGTCATTTACACTTTTTTTAATAAGTGACATTTTTTTATAATCAAGCTGTCCTTTTACTCCGTTTTCGTCAACAACTCCTTTTACAGTAAGTCCGTTGAGACCAAAACGGTCAAACTCACTCATTATAGCCTCTTCTCCGCTTTTTCCTATTGAAAGTATGGTGGTTACAGAGCTTATACCTATAATTATACCTAACATTGTAAGAAAAGTACGTAGTTTTTTTCTCTTCAAATTTTTAAATGCGTTTTTTATTATATCTTTAAGCATCGTTTACCTCAATTTAAACACTTGCACCGTTTTTAAATTTTCAGGCGGATTTTTTATTATAATATCCCCGTCTTCTATTCCGCTTGTAATTTCAATTAAATTTGTACTCATTAACCCTGTTTCAACATAATTTGACTCTATTTTTCCGTTTTTTAGAATATATACACAGCTTTTATTATTTTCATCGTAGCTTAGCGCTTCGTGTGGCACAGTAAGAGCGTTTTCCGATACCTGTGTTATTATCCCTACATTTGCAGAAAAACCGGGACGTATTTTTTCATCTGCGTTTATTATATCTATTGTTACAGATACTACCGTTTCCGTATACGTCGTATGGCTTACTTGCTTTGCAACAGGAGAAATATATGTCACCTCTCCCGTATACTCAAAACCTTCAAAGCCGTCCCCTGTAACTATTACCTGTTGACCTACATAAACATTGGAAATTTGAGCTTCGTTTATATCAGCTTTTATATACAAATCCGTTAAATCAGATATTATAGCAACAGGCTTTGTTTTATCGGCAGAAGAATTAAGCTGTGTTATTGTTCCGTCTGTATTAGCTATAATAACCTCTTTTTCATATTCATCTGAATAATTATCAATATAATTTTGAATATCTATTCCGTCGGGGATTGATATATTATCCATATTTGAAGCTTCATATTTGATAAATAGCGCAATTTCGTCACCTTTTTTTACCTTCTGTCCTACTTCAACGTAAAACTTTTCAACATATCCGCTTGACTCGGGATATATTTTATTTGTTTTTTTCTGTTCAATTCTTCCGTTTGAGGAAACCGTCTGCTTTAATGTTGTAATTATAGGCTTTATTATTTCAATCTCCGTGCTTTTTTCATTTAAAATAACAACCGTGCATATTAAAACAATAAGTATTGAAATCAAGGAAACAATATTATATTTTTTCACAGCTATACCTCTTTTTAAATAATGTGATATAAACTATTATTATTTTAAAAGAGATAATTATTCTAAAAAAAGATACCCTTTGTCAAAGTGCTTTAAAGCAACTCTGCAAAAGGTATCTTTTAAATTTTAAAGCTTAGTTAATAAACAAACGGTTTTTACCTGATGACCTCAAAACGTTGATATATTCAAGAGAATATCCTGTTCCTTTAGCAACACAGCACACGGGGTCATCTGCTATTCTTACGTCAATACCGATTTTACCTGAAATATACTTATCAAATCCGTAAACAAGGCTTCCGCCGCCTGTCATATAAACTCCGTTTACAGAAATATCACCTACAAGCTCAGGTGGTGTTTCTTCAAGAACAGCGTGTATAGCCTCTGTAATTGTAGCAGCAGGCTCCAACAGACATTCCATAATCTCCGATGAATAAACAGTAATATTTTTAGGAAGACCTGTAAGCAAACAACGGCCCTTTACTTCCATTGAAATATCGCTTTCTCTTGGCACCATACAGCCAATCTTTATCTTTATATCTTCTGCTGTTCTGTCACCTATAAGCACATTGTGATTTTTACGGATATGCTTAACAATAGCTTCGTCAAATTTATCTCCTGCAATTTTAACTGAACGTGAATTAACAATATCACCAAAGGAAATAACTGCAACGTCAGATGTACCGCCGCCGATATCAACAATAAGATTTCCGTTAGGCTTTGAAATATCAATTCCTGCGCCCATAGCCGCTGCCTTGGGTTCTTCAATTACCTCTGCCCATTTTGCGCCTGCCTGATATGCAGCATCAAGCACAGCTCTGTTTTCAACCTCTGTAACAATACTTGGGATACATACTACTACTCTGGGCTTAAAAATTGTATTTCCGCAAACCTTCTTAATAAAGTATTTAAGCATTTTAGCAGTTACTTCAAAATCAGAAATAACGCCGTCACGCAAAGGTCTTATAGCTTCAATGCTTCCGGGAGTTCTTCCAAGCATTTCCTGAGCCTCTAAGCCTACTCTGAGAACTTTTTTTGTATAGCTGTCAATAGCTACAACGGACGGCTCCTGTAAAACTATTCCCTTTCCTTTTATATAAATAAGCACTGTTGCTGTACCTAAATCTATACCTATATCGTATCCAAACATTTTTTCAAGCAAAACATTAACGCTTTTTAATTAAAGCATAATGTATGCCCATTCACCACCATTTCATTTTTAAATAATATTATTATACACTTTAAAGCTGTTATGCTCTTTTGGTAACCTTCAAAAATCTCTGATAAGCTTCTTTCCAAAGCTCTGTATCCTGAGGCTCATATCTTTCACAGGGGAATGAATTTGCAATAACCTCTCTCATCTGTGCAAGGTCTTTTATTTCTCCGCTTGCTAAAAGCTGCGCTCCAATGTTACCTAATGCAGTCGCTTCAACAGGGCCTGCAACAACAGGTCTGCCCGTAACGTTTGCAGTGCATTGACATAAGAATTTATCCTTTACGCCGCCACCGATAATATGAATAGTATCATATTTTTTGGAAAGTAATTTTTCCATTGTTTCAAGAGTATAGCAATATTCCATAGCAAGACTGTCAGTAATACAACGAGATATTTCTCCTATACTGTCAGGAGTAGCCTGACCGCTGTTTTTACAGTAATCATAAATTCTCTTAGGCATATTTCCGGGTGCCATAAACAAATCGTCGGAAGGATTGATAAAGCACTTAAGAGGCTGTGCCTTTGCGGTAAACTCATCAATATCCTTAAATGACAAGCTGTTACCCTCACGCTCCCATTGACGTCTTGATTCCTGCATAATCCAAAGACCGATTATATTTTTCAAAAATCTTGTAGTTCTGTTTATTCCACCCTCATTGGTAACATTTGCCTCAAAGGTTTCTTTATTTATCATCGGATTTTCAAGCTCTGCCCCCATAAGAGACCAGGTGCCGCAGCTTATATAAATAAAATCTTCATCAGCCTTTGCAGGAACAGCTACTACTGCAGAGCCGGTATCATGTTCAGCAACGGCAACTACCTTTATAGGCTCTACTCCCAATTCTTCACAAATCTCTTTGGAAAGCTTACCCTTACTGTCAGTAGGGTCAACTATTTTTGGGAATAAAGCTTTATCTATTCCCAAAAATTCAAGAATAGGCTCAGACCAATCCCCTGTTTTAGGATTGAGCATCTGAGAGGTAGAAGCAATAGTATACTCAGTAGACATTTCTCCTGTTAAGAAATAAGCCATCAAATCGGGAATAAACAGCAAAGTTTTTGCTCTTTTTAAAGTTTCAGGGTCCTCTCTTGTATATGAAAGAAGCTGATTTATGGTATTAAAGCTTAAAAACTGAATACCCGTTTGCTCATAAACCTTATCTTTGCCAAGCAATTCATCTACAAGCTCTATCATTCCGTCATTTCTTATATCACGATAATGAATGGGATTTGAAAGCAATCTTCCTTTTTCATCCAAAAGACCGAAATCCACACCCCAGGTATCTATTCCTATGCTTTCGATTTTATATCCTGCATTTACAGTATTTAAAATTCCTTTTTTAATGTCGTGCATATGCCTCAGGAAATCCCAATAAAAAGTTTTTCCTATTGTAACAGGTTCATTTAAAAATCTATGTGTTTCAGTAAGAGTAATCTTTTCACCGTCAAAACTACCTACTATTGCACGTCCGCTGGATGCGCCGAAATCAAAAGCTAAAAAATTCTTATTTGCCATTTTCATTATCCTTTCATAAGCTTATTGCCAGAAATTTAATCAAAATCCGCAATTATCCATTTATACATATCTTATATAATACAATATTCTCATAATTTTGTAAAGATAAATTTTCAATAATTTATTTTCTGCAAAAATAAGATAAATATAAAACGTTATAAAAAACTGTTGACAAGAAATTTCCTTTCTGCTATAATTATAAAAAATTAAAACACAATGATTGGGAAAAAGAATTGTTTTCTTTTCTTCAGAGAGTTACCGTTTGGTGCGAGGTAATGTAAGAAGCTTTTCAAACTCACCCATGAGTGGCTGTCCTGAAATTCAGTAAGGGCAGACGGAGTTCCTCCCGTTATCTATGAGGAGACATTGTTTGATGTCACAGAGTGGGTAATTTTTACCAATAAGAGTGGTACCACGGAAGTATTTTCAGCTTTCGTCTCTTGCATTTTATGCCGGTGAGACGAAGGCTTTTTTGTTTTTTCGGCAAAACATAGCTCACTTATTAAAAAGTGAGCAAGAAAGGTCAAGGTAATAATTATGAAAATCGCTTTTTCAACATTGGGCTGTCCTGATTTCAGTTGGTCGGACATCTATACCCTTGCTAAAGATTTTGGCTTTCACGGTATAGAAATGAGAGGTTTAGGAGATAGTATATTTGATGTAAAGGCAAAACCCTTTACCGATGAAAACTTACCTAAAACTATCGAACATCTCAAAGAGTTACATTTGGAAATTCCCTGTTTATCTTCAGGAAAAAGCTTAAAATACGCTCAACAAACACAGGAAGCTATTGACGACCTTAAAGAATATATTTCTCTTGCCGGAAAATTAGGAAGCTCGTATATAAGAGTTTTAGGTGACGAAAAAGCCTTTCCCGACGGTGAGGTTGATGATGACGTTGTTTTTAATGCTCTGAAACAGCTTATTCCCTATGCCGAAAAAGAAAACGTAACGCTTCTTGTTGAAACAAACGGTGTATATTCAGATACTAAGCGTCTTGCCGATTTGCTTAATTCATTACAGAGTGACAGTATAGGTGCTTTGTGGGATATTCATCATCCTTTCAGATACAACAATGAATCTCCTGAACAAACCCTTCAGAATTTAGGCGCATATATTAAGTATGTGCACGTCAAGGATTCTGTTGTAATCGACGGCAAGGTTTCCTACCGTCTTGTAGGAGAAGGCGACCTTCCATTTGAAAATGTTTTTCTTGCTCTTCGTTCAATAAATTACGAGGGCTATATTTCTTTGGAATGGCTCAAAAAATACGCTCCTGATTTATCTTCTGCCGGAATTGTATTTCCTCACTTTGCGAATTTTATGGCACCTTATATAGGCATTGGAGAAACTCGCGGAAAGCTTTATGACAATGCTGAAAAAACAGGTAAATTTATTTGGCCCAAAAATCATCTTATTGATTTGACCTTCCCTCAGCTTTTGGACAGAGTTGTTGATGAATTTCCCGACCAATATGCTTTCAGATACACTGCTCTTGATTATACAAGAACTTACAAGGAATTCCGTGATGATGTTGACACCTTTGCACGTTCGCTTATTGCTATGGGTGTTAAAGCCGGTGACCACGTAGCTATATGGGCTACAAATGTTCCTGCATGGTATATAACCTTCTGGGCAACAACAAAAATAGGTGCTGTTCTTGTTACTGTTAACACAGCTTATAAAATCCACGAGGCTGAATATCTTTTAAGGCAATCTGATACTCATACTCTTGTTATGGTTGACGGCTACAAGGATTCCGATTATATTTCTATCATTAAAGAATTGTGCCCTGAGCTTGAGAACCACGAAAAAGGCAAGCAGCTTTTTATGAAGCGTCTACCATTTTTAAGAAACATTATAACTGTCGAATCAAATCAAAAAGGCTGTTATTCTTGGGATGAAGCAATTGCACTTGCTGATTCTGTTCCTGTTGAAGAGGTATTCCGTCGTGCTGCTTCTATTAACAAGCATGACGTTTGCAATATGCAATACACTTCGGGAACAACAGGCTTCCCCAAGGGAGTTATGCTGACCCACTACAACGTTGTAAACAACGGAAAAGCCATCGGTGACTGTATGGATTTATCCACTGCCGACAGAATGATGATTCAGGTTCCTATGTTCCACTGCTTCGGAATGGTACTTGCCATGACAGCATCTGTTACTCACGGTGTTACTATGTCCCCTATTCCTGCTTTTTCTCCTAAAAAAGGATTAGATTGTATCAACAAAGAGAAAATCACTGCATTTCACGGTGTTCCCACTATGTTTATTGCTATGCTTTCTCACCCCGATTTCGATAAAACCGATTTTTCACATATGCGTACCGGAATTATGGCAGGAAGTCCTTGTCCTATCAAGGTTATGAAAGAAGTTATTGAAAAAATGCATATGCCTCAGATTTGTATTACCTATGGTCAGACCGAGGCTTCTCCTGCTACCACAATGTCTAAGACAACCGATTCTATTGACGTAAGAGTAAATACTGTAGGAAGTGCTATTTTCGGTGTTGAATGTAAAATTGTAGACCCCGAAACAGGTGAAGAATTACCTAATAATGTTGACGGTGAATTTTGCGCCCGTGGATACAACATTATGAAGGGCTATTACAAAATGCCCCAAGCAACTGCTGCAGCTATTGACAAAGACGGCTGGCTTCACAGCGGCGACCTTGCAAGACGTGATGAAAACGGAAACTTTAAAATCACAGGCCGTATTAAAGATATGATTATCAGAGGCGGCGAAAATATTTATCCCAAAGAAATTGAAGATTTCATCTATACTCATCCAAAGGTTTCCGATGTTCAGGTTATCGGCGTTCCTGATAAGGATTACGGCGAAGAAATTATGGCGTGTGTAATTCTAAAGCCTGATGTTACATCAAGTGAAGAAGAAATAAAGGAATTTGTGCTTACTCATATGGCAAAGCACAAGGTTCCCAAGCACGTTGTTTTTGTTGATTCATTCCCTATGAACGCTGCAGGAAAAATATTAAAATACAAAATGCGTGAACAAGCAGTTGAATTGCTTAAGCTAAACGACGCTGCTTCTATCGAAACAGCATAAAAATTTTTATTGTCAAAAAATTCATTGTATTAACCTTCGTTTAAAGCACAAAATATTTTCGATACTGATACAAACGGAGGTGAATTAAAATGAAAAACAAAGAATTTCTTAACAATATGAAAAACGAAGTTGCACGTGAAGTTGGCGTTACTTTAAAGCAAGGCTATAACGGTGATATCACAGCAAGACAGGCTGGTTCTATCGGCGGTCAGATGGTTAAAAAGATGATTCAGCAATACGAACAAAGTATGTCTAAATAAATTTTCGGGCGGATTTTCCGCCCGTTTTTTTATATAAAAAAAGAGCTGAAAGATTTGCTTCATAAAGAAGTTTTTCTTTCAGCTCTTTTTTGATTATGAAAGCTTATCAATTGCTACTGTCAAAGTATAAAAGGTTGTTACAAAAAGTGCTAATATAATAATCATTGTTCTGTTTCCTTTCGTTATTTTTTATTTATGTCTTTATTATACATACATATATGTACAATAAAACGGACAGTAAACACAAAAAACTTAATTTTTATGTAACAAAAAAACTTTAAGCAGTATATATTGATAGTGGATACCAAAGGAGATTATATTATGAATACTTTAGATAAATTACCGATAGGAATGAGTGCTTACGTAAAAGCAATTAAATCTTCCAATCAAACGAGACGTCTTTTGGATTTAGGCCTTGTAAAAGGTACGATAGTAACTGCTCTTCAAAAAAGTCCTTGCGGAGACCCTATTGCTTATGATATACGTGGCGCTGTTATAGCTCTTCGAAAAGAGGATGCCCGACAGATAATAATTTCAGGAGGACTGCCAAATGAGTAACTCCCATACAACAGTAGCTTTGGCAGGTAATCCAAACGTGGGAAAAAGCACAGTTTTCAACACCTTAACAGGACTTAAACAGCATACCGGCAATTGGACAGGAAAAACAGTTGAATGTGCTTACGGGAACTATACTTATAGAGATAAAAATTTTAAAATTGTTGATTTACCCGGCACCTATTCCCTTTATGCAAGCTCTCTTGAAGAAGAAATTACCCGTGATTACCTTTACAGTAAGGAAGCTGAGGTTACTGTTGTTGTTACAGATGCTACCTGTCTTGAAAGAAATCTCAATTTAGTGCTTCAATGTCTTGAAATAACAGACAATGTTATAGTTTGTGTTAATTTAATTGATGAAGCTGAAAAGAAAGGGATACACATTGACATTGAAAAGCTTTCGGAGTTGTTAAACGTACCTGTAATACAAACAGCAGCAAGAAGCCAAAAAGGTATGAATGAGCTTTGTGAAGCTATTTATCTTCAATCCGAAAAAGCACCTTCGGACAAAGAATATGAGCAATCAGATATAAATACAATATGGGAAAAAGCGCACGATATTTACAGCAAATGTGTTTTTTCTTCTTCCGATAGCAATAAACGTGACAGAAAAATTGATAAGCTGTTAACCTCTAAAGCAACAGGAATCCCCGTTATGCTATTGCTTTTCGGCTTAATTTTTTATATAACGATAGTAGGTGCAAATTATCCGTCACAGCTGCTTTCCGAGCTATTTAATCAAATAGGAATTTGGCTTGAAAATGCTATGCGCGGAGCACCTCAAGTATTAAGTGATATTCTTTTAAAAGGTATGTATAAAACATTAACCTGGGTTATTGCCGTAATGCTTCCTCCTATGGCAATATTTTTCCCACTGTTTACACTTTTGGAAGATTCGGGATATCTTCCGAGAATTGCCTTTAACCTTGATAAATTTTTCAAAAAAGCAAATGCTCACGGCAAGCAGTCA from Oscillospiraceae bacterium includes:
- a CDS encoding HlyD family efflux transporter periplasmic adaptor subunit; the protein is MKKYNIVSLISILIVLICTVVILNEKSTEIEIIKPIITTLKQTVSSNGRIEQKKTNKIYPESSGYVEKFYVEVGQKVKKGDEIALFIKYEASNMDNISIPDGIDIQNYIDNYSDEYEKEVIIANTDGTITQLNSSADKTKPVAIISDLTDLYIKADINEAQISNVYVGQQVIVTGDGFEGFEYTGEVTYISPVAKQVSHTTYTETVVSVTIDIINADEKIRPGFSANVGIITQVSENALTVPHEALSYDENNKSCVYILKNGKIESNYVETGLMSTNLIEITSGIEDGDIIIKNPPENLKTVQVFKLR
- a CDS encoding MreB/Mrl family cell shape determining protein produces the protein MFGYDIGIDLGTATVLIYIKGKGIVLQEPSVVAIDSYTKKVLRVGLEAQEMLGRTPGSIEAIRPLRDGVISDFEVTAKMLKYFIKKVCGNTIFKPRVVVCIPSIVTEVENRAVLDAAYQAGAKWAEVIEEPKAAAMGAGIDISKPNGNLIVDIGGGTSDVAVISFGDIVNSRSVKIAGDKFDEAIVKHIRKNHNVLIGDRTAEDIKIKIGCMVPRESDISMEVKGRCLLTGLPKNITVYSSEIMECLLEPAATITEAIHAVLEETPPELVGDISVNGVYMTGGGSLVYGFDKYISGKIGIDVRIADDPVCCVAKGTGYSLEYINVLRSSGKNRLFIN
- the yunB gene encoding sporulation protein YunB encodes the protein MYGVIILRCTSKKKSRSFKIFSIILIFISLLIIFIIVDLKTRPIVKSSLAAQADREAVKIINDIVIKELEDVTYESLVDVSRDNENNVTSIQTNIKQLNLLKARLNKEMLSYIEKMENEKIKIALGTLTGNEFLLGRGPEITYILDIYGIAHTSFINNFEAVGINQTRHSIFIEITVDVGAILTGYRTSSEVTTSVLAAETIIVGKVPQFYSGYNRLIENLN
- the gatC gene encoding Asp-tRNA(Asn)/Glu-tRNA(Gln) amidotransferase subunit GatC, encoding MAIEREDILHIAKLSMLEIDEENIEKLSKDFNNIVDMVDKLGELKCDEELEISTEGLYNVLRADEVKESFDRDKILENAPQKKAGCFFVPKIVE
- the ligA gene encoding NAD-dependent DNA ligase LigA — protein: MEAEKRIDQLIAEIEYHNRRYYNEDNPEISDYQYDMLLRELEKLEEQYPHLKRAHSPTQRVGGEALKGFDEVVHQVPLESLQDAFSFEEIEDFDRRVREVVDNPTYVVELKIDGLSVSLEYENGVFIRGATRGNGIVGEDVTQNLKTVKSIPLVLENAPQSLIVRGEVYMPKKSFEAVNEAREKNSEPLFANPRNAAAGSLRLLDSKITASRGLDIFVFNLQVSSEDIALNHFESLEYLKKLGFKVSPCFNRFNNISQVIEEIDRLGQMREELSFDIDGAVVKVDSFTDRGRLGSTSKFPKWAIAFKYPPEKKPTKLIDIVINVGRTGVLTPNAVLEPVRLAGTTVSKATLHNKDYISQKDIRIGDTVIVQKAGDIIPEIVEVDKSKRTGNEKVFEMPKLCPECSSPVFEDESEVAVRCVNPECRAQTVRNIIHFCSKPAMDIEGLGTAVVETLVQESIISSSADLYYIKKEDIEALERQGEKSAQNLMDSIEKSKENDLSKLLFALGIRGVGEKAAKVISKKFKTLDNIENAPYEELVEIDDIGPVIAMSIVQFFELESTKHLITRLREAGVNTSSKETALSNKFENMTFVLTGTLETLKRDEAAALIEKHGGKVSSSVSKKTSIVVAGEEAGSKLKKANELNITVISEQEFLNMIGE
- a CDS encoding FtsX-like permease family protein, translated to MLKDIIKNAFKNLKRKKLRTFLTMLGIIIGISSVTTILSIGKSGEEAIMSEFDRFGLNGLTVKGVVDENGVKGQLDYKKMSLIKKSVNDVTQIMPVIYYYGNVTTNAGNKECMVWGIGDNAKKVISQTTIYGNNISKSDIMTSSNVCIIDNVLSKKLFNKENSVGMELKVLVNGVAIKLKVKGVVNVKESILMNTAGDYIPSFIYMPYTTIEDNLKVKEFDQLVINVKDGKDLDTVGNKIISLLSATTNTQNGYYVENMVKQKQKIENIINIVTGIVSAVAGVSLVVGGLGIMTIMLAAVTERKREIGIKKAVGATKWHILSEILAESVMITLMGAVVGLVLSAVIVGAANVFLGFESKINIIIMLLSLIFSAFVGIIFSVYPAKKASELLPINALRNE